The following proteins are encoded in a genomic region of Methylibium petroleiphilum PM1:
- a CDS encoding MotA/TolQ/ExbB proton channel family protein, which yields MIRCFRGRSAVALLGTFALALLMAGTALTPSVVHAQAVVPSEPAASAAVVPAAAAPAPAAVAENPYGLESLWRTSDGVAKAVLLILVVMSMGSWYIIVVKFIEQARLNRQAKLAAKSFWSAGSVRQGADTLEQTSPFRFIAEAGLEATKKHGGLFEHVDLNSWVTMSIQRAMERVQSRLQDGLAFLATVGSTAPFVGLFGTVWGIYHALTAIGVAGQASIDKVAGPVGEALIMTAIGLAVAVPAVLGYNWLVRRNKGSMEEVRAFGNDLHSVLLATSRAPAKA from the coding sequence ATGATTCGTTGCTTTCGTGGCCGTTCGGCTGTCGCCTTGCTGGGGACGTTCGCCTTGGCCCTGCTGATGGCCGGGACGGCCCTGACGCCTTCGGTCGTTCATGCCCAGGCGGTGGTGCCCAGCGAGCCGGCGGCCTCCGCGGCCGTCGTCCCTGCGGCGGCCGCGCCAGCACCGGCGGCGGTGGCCGAGAACCCCTATGGCCTGGAGTCGCTGTGGCGAACCAGCGATGGCGTTGCGAAGGCCGTGCTGCTGATTCTGGTCGTGATGTCGATGGGCAGTTGGTACATCATCGTCGTCAAGTTCATCGAGCAGGCCAGGCTCAACCGCCAGGCCAAGCTGGCCGCCAAGAGCTTCTGGAGCGCCGGCAGCGTGCGGCAGGGGGCCGACACGCTGGAGCAGACGAGCCCGTTCCGCTTCATCGCCGAGGCCGGCCTCGAGGCGACCAAGAAGCACGGCGGCCTGTTCGAGCACGTGGACCTGAACAGCTGGGTCACGATGTCGATCCAGCGCGCGATGGAGCGCGTGCAGAGCCGCCTGCAGGACGGCCTGGCGTTCCTGGCCACCGTGGGTTCCACCGCACCCTTCGTCGGTCTGTTCGGCACGGTCTGGGGCATCTACCACGCCCTCACCGCGATCGGCGTGGCCGGGCAGGCCTCGATCGACAAGGTGGCGGGCCCGGTGGGCGAGGCCCTGATCATGACGGCCATCGGCCTGGCGGTCGCCGTGCCGGCGGTGCTGGGCTACAACTGGCTGGTGCGTCGCAACAAGGGCTCGATGGAAGAAGTGCGCGCCTTCGGCAACGACCTGCATTCGGTGCTGCTCGCCACGAGCCGCGCCCCGGCCAAGGCCTGA
- a CDS encoding ExbD/TolR family protein has translation MAMSVGPAGGDEDEVVSAINTTPLVDVMLVLLIIFLITIPVVTTSIPVTLPKETIQVRESKPENVIISVDAGGAMYWYDSRVPNANALVERLKKVAAMKPQPEVQIRGDLAARYDAVGKVVYACQRAGITKVSFITEPPPRGG, from the coding sequence ATGGCGATGAGCGTCGGCCCCGCGGGAGGGGACGAGGACGAGGTCGTCTCGGCGATCAACACCACGCCGCTGGTCGACGTGATGCTGGTGCTGCTGATCATCTTCCTGATCACCATCCCGGTCGTCACCACCTCGATCCCCGTCACGCTGCCGAAGGAGACGATCCAGGTCCGCGAGAGCAAGCCCGAGAACGTGATCATCTCGGTCGACGCCGGCGGCGCGATGTACTGGTACGACAGCCGCGTGCCGAACGCGAACGCGCTGGTCGAGCGGCTCAAGAAGGTGGCGGCGATGAAGCCGCAGCCCGAGGTGCAGATTCGCGGTGACCTTGCGGCACGCTACGACGCGGTCGGCAAGGTGGTCTACGCCTGCCAGCGCGCCGGCATCACCAAGGTGTCGTTCATCACCGAGCCGCCGCCGCGCGGCGGTTGA
- a CDS encoding ExbD/TolR family protein, whose translation MAMSPLGADAGNEPELMMEINTTPLIDVMLVLLIMLIITIPIQLHAVKLDMPVGPPPPQVVPPQVMKIDIDANDAIFFNAEPVANVVEAERRLQAMAALPLEAQPELHLRPDRLSKYSTVAGVMAAVQRNGLTKFGIVGSEQFIE comes from the coding sequence ATGGCCATGAGCCCGCTGGGCGCCGACGCCGGCAACGAGCCCGAGCTGATGATGGAGATCAACACCACGCCGCTGATCGACGTGATGCTGGTGCTGCTGATCATGCTCATCATCACCATCCCGATCCAGCTGCACGCGGTCAAGCTCGACATGCCGGTCGGCCCGCCACCGCCGCAGGTCGTGCCGCCGCAGGTGATGAAGATCGACATCGATGCCAACGATGCGATCTTCTTCAACGCCGAGCCGGTCGCCAACGTCGTCGAGGCCGAGCGCCGGCTGCAGGCCATGGCGGCACTGCCGCTGGAGGCGCAGCCCGAGCTGCACCTGCGGCCCGACCGGCTCTCGAAGTACAGCACCGTGGCCGGCGTGATGGCCGCGGTGCAGCGCAACGGCCTCACCAAATTCGGCATCGTCGGCAGTGAACAGTTCATCGAATAG
- a CDS encoding cell envelope biogenesis protein TonB produces MDLSFERQPPSRRFVGFVVVAVLHVFIFYALVSGLARSVVEVVRKPLEAKIIAELPPPPPPPPPPPPPKEIRKPAPPPKVKAPPPPYVPPPEITPPPAPAPPITVAPEPPKVEYKIEPPPPPAPPPAPPAPPAPSRSDITVVCPTQVKPELPRRALQEGTSGVVRAQARISGGVVKEVTILSGPRVFHAAVRSAMLQYKCVSGADDVIAVQEFEFKIE; encoded by the coding sequence ATGGACCTGAGCTTCGAACGTCAGCCGCCGTCGCGGCGCTTCGTCGGCTTCGTCGTCGTGGCGGTGCTGCACGTCTTCATCTTCTATGCGCTGGTGTCGGGTCTGGCCCGCAGCGTGGTCGAGGTGGTCCGCAAGCCGCTCGAGGCGAAGATCATCGCGGAGCTCCCTCCGCCGCCGCCGCCTCCGCCGCCCCCGCCGCCGCCCAAGGAGATCCGGAAGCCTGCGCCACCACCGAAGGTGAAGGCGCCGCCGCCGCCCTACGTGCCGCCGCCGGAGATCACCCCGCCGCCGGCCCCCGCGCCGCCGATCACCGTGGCGCCCGAGCCGCCGAAGGTGGAATACAAGATCGAGCCGCCCCCGCCGCCCGCCCCGCCGCCGGCGCCGCCGGCCCCGCCTGCTCCCAGCCGCAGCGACATCACGGTGGTCTGCCCGACGCAGGTCAAGCCGGAACTGCCGCGCCGCGCCCTGCAGGAGGGCACTTCCGGCGTGGTACGGGCGCAGGCGCGCATCAGCGGCGGCGTGGTCAAGGAGGTCACCATCCTGTCGGGGCCACGCGTCTTCCACGCCGCGGTGCGCAGCGCGATGCTGCAGTACAAGTGCGTGAGCGGTGCCGACGACGTGATCGCCGTACAGGAGTTCGAGTTCAAGATCGAGTGA
- a CDS encoding [protein-PII] uridylyltransferase, with translation MSAALLPATPPAPTVPALRARLRDGKAALIERFRASRPTAPAATRLIRGLARHVDGTLLHLWQHALMPKGAALVAVGGYGRGELFPYSDVDVLVLLPATHGDAHDNDALKSTIGGFITACWDIGLEIGSSVRTIDECVAESERDVTVQTALLEARFLCGSRRVFDEFRRAHLAALDPAAFLRAKTLEMHQRHTKYEDTPYSLEPNCKESPGGLRDLQTVIWIARAARLGKTWTALAANGMVTPFEVKQLQRNEGLLKLIRARLHMVAGRREDRLVFDLQTAVAESFGYQSTRERRASEALMRRYYWAAKAVAQLNQILMLNIEEQIQGTGKSPMRPINDKFLDRGGMLEVVSDDLYQRDPHAILETFVTYQQTVGMKGLSARTLRALYNSRDVMNGAFRRDPVNRALFMQILINPTGRQTHAFRLMNQTSVLGRHLWVFRRIVGQMQHDLFHVYTVDQHILMVLRNVRRFFIAEHAHEYPFCSQLGAQFERPWVLYVAALFHDVAKGRGGDHSDLGGVEVRRFCRDHGIAREDAQLIEFLVREHLTMSRIAQKEDLSDAEVIETFATKVKDPRTLTALYLLTVADIRGTSPKVWNAWKGKLLEDLYRATLRALGGAKPNVAAELEARKQEALHVLNLYSLLPGVQQPLWDTLELSYFVRHDAADIAWHARSLYRHVDTRIPVVRARLSSVGEGLQVLVYAPDRPDLFARICGYFDSAGFNILDAKIHTTTIGYALDTFQVISQHVEQYVDVAYRDLISLVEIQLSEALAADGPLPEPSRGRLSRRVKSFPVTPRVLLKPDERAQRWLLSVSASDRSGLLYAIARVLARHQLNLQLAKVTTLGERVEDTFLINGASLQQNRQQIAIETELLDAIAP, from the coding sequence ATGAGCGCAGCGCTGCTGCCCGCAACGCCCCCCGCCCCCACCGTGCCGGCGCTGCGCGCGCGCCTGCGCGACGGCAAGGCCGCGCTGATCGAGCGCTTCCGCGCCTCGCGCCCCACCGCACCGGCCGCCACGCGGCTGATCCGCGGCTTGGCACGCCACGTCGACGGCACGCTGCTGCACCTGTGGCAGCACGCGCTGATGCCCAAGGGCGCGGCGCTGGTGGCCGTGGGCGGCTACGGCCGCGGCGAGCTGTTCCCCTACTCCGATGTCGATGTGCTGGTGCTGCTCCCGGCCACGCACGGCGACGCGCACGACAACGACGCGCTCAAGTCCACCATCGGCGGCTTCATCACCGCCTGCTGGGACATCGGCCTCGAGATCGGATCGAGCGTGCGCACCATCGACGAGTGCGTGGCCGAGTCCGAGCGCGACGTGACGGTGCAGACCGCTCTGCTCGAGGCGCGCTTCCTGTGCGGTTCGCGCCGCGTGTTCGACGAGTTCCGGCGTGCCCACCTGGCCGCGCTCGACCCGGCCGCGTTCCTGCGGGCGAAGACGCTGGAGATGCACCAGCGCCACACCAAGTACGAGGACACGCCCTACTCGCTGGAGCCCAACTGCAAGGAAAGCCCGGGCGGCCTGCGCGACCTGCAGACCGTGATCTGGATCGCCCGCGCGGCCCGGCTCGGCAAGACCTGGACCGCACTGGCCGCCAACGGCATGGTCACGCCCTTCGAGGTCAAGCAACTGCAGCGCAACGAAGGCCTGCTCAAGCTGATCCGGGCGCGTCTGCACATGGTGGCGGGCCGGCGCGAGGATCGGCTGGTGTTCGACCTGCAGACTGCCGTGGCCGAGAGCTTCGGCTACCAGAGCACGCGCGAGCGGCGCGCCTCCGAGGCGCTGATGCGGCGGTACTACTGGGCCGCCAAGGCAGTGGCGCAGCTCAACCAGATCCTGATGCTCAACATCGAGGAGCAGATCCAGGGCACCGGCAAGTCGCCGATGCGCCCCATCAACGACAAGTTCCTCGACCGTGGCGGCATGCTCGAGGTCGTCAGCGACGACCTCTACCAGCGCGATCCGCACGCCATCCTCGAGACCTTCGTGACCTACCAGCAGACGGTCGGCATGAAGGGCCTGTCGGCGCGCACGCTGCGCGCGCTGTACAACTCGCGCGACGTGATGAACGGCGCGTTCCGGCGCGACCCGGTCAACCGCGCGCTGTTCATGCAGATCCTCATCAACCCCACGGGCCGGCAGACGCACGCCTTTCGGCTGATGAACCAGACGTCGGTGCTGGGACGCCATCTGTGGGTGTTCCGCCGCATCGTCGGGCAGATGCAGCACGACCTGTTCCACGTCTACACCGTGGACCAGCACATCCTGATGGTGCTGCGCAACGTGCGGCGCTTCTTCATCGCCGAGCATGCTCACGAGTACCCGTTCTGCTCGCAGCTCGGTGCACAGTTCGAGCGGCCGTGGGTGCTGTACGTGGCGGCGCTGTTCCACGACGTGGCCAAGGGCCGCGGCGGCGACCACTCCGACCTGGGCGGCGTCGAGGTACGGCGCTTCTGCCGCGACCACGGCATCGCGCGCGAGGACGCGCAGCTGATCGAGTTCCTGGTGCGCGAGCACCTCACCATGAGCCGCATCGCGCAGAAGGAGGACCTGAGCGACGCCGAGGTGATCGAGACCTTCGCCACCAAGGTCAAGGACCCTCGCACGCTCACCGCGCTCTACCTGCTGACCGTGGCCGACATCCGCGGCACCAGCCCCAAGGTCTGGAATGCGTGGAAGGGCAAACTGCTCGAGGATCTGTACCGCGCCACATTGCGCGCGCTCGGCGGCGCCAAGCCCAACGTCGCGGCCGAGCTGGAGGCGCGCAAGCAGGAAGCCCTGCACGTGCTCAACCTGTATTCGCTGCTGCCGGGCGTGCAGCAGCCGCTGTGGGACACGCTGGAGCTCAGCTACTTCGTGCGCCACGACGCGGCCGACATCGCCTGGCACGCCCGCTCGCTCTACCGCCACGTCGACACCCGCATCCCGGTGGTGCGGGCGCGCCTCTCCAGCGTCGGCGAAGGGCTGCAGGTGCTGGTCTACGCACCGGACCGGCCCGACCTGTTCGCGCGCATCTGCGGCTACTTCGACAGCGCCGGCTTCAACATCCTCGACGCCAAGATCCACACCACCACCATCGGCTACGCGCTCGACACCTTCCAGGTCATCTCGCAGCACGTCGAACAGTACGTCGACGTGGCCTACCGCGACCTGATCTCGCTGGTCGAGATCCAGCTGTCCGAGGCGCTGGCCGCCGACGGGCCGCTGCCCGAACCGAGCCGCGGCCGCCTGTCGCGTCGCGTCAAGTCCTTCCCGGTCACGCCACGGGTGCTGCTCAAGCCCGACGAGCGCGCCCAGCGCTGGCTGCTCAGCGTGTCGGCCAGCGACCGATCGGGCCTGCTCTACGCGATCGCGCGCGTTCTGGCGCGCCACCAGCTCAACCTGCAGCTCGCCAAGGTCACCACACTCGGTGAGCGCGTCGAGGACACCTTCCTGATCAACGGCGCGTCGCTGCAGCAGAACCGACAGCAGATCGCCATCGAGACCGAGCTGCTGGACGCGATCGCGCCCTGA
- the map gene encoding type I methionyl aminopeptidase — protein sequence MSITIKTAADADGMRIAGRLASEVLDMLTLHVKPGITTDELDRLAHRHIVEVQDAVPAPLNYAPPGYTPYPKSICTSINHQVCHGIPNDRPLKNGDIVNIDVTVIKDGWHGDTSRMFVVGEGSIAARRLCSLTYEAMWRGIVKVKPGVRLGDIGHAIQTFTERQGFSIVREFCGHGIGRKFHEEPQVLHYGRPGTLEELVPGMVFTIEPMVNAGRREIKELGDGWTIVTKDRSLSAQWEHTVLVTDTGYEVLTLSAGSPPPPEPGAA from the coding sequence ATGTCGATCACGATCAAGACCGCCGCCGACGCCGACGGCATGCGCATCGCGGGGCGGCTCGCCTCCGAGGTGCTGGACATGCTGACGCTGCACGTCAAGCCCGGCATCACCACCGACGAGCTGGACCGCCTGGCGCACCGGCACATCGTCGAGGTGCAGGATGCCGTCCCGGCGCCGCTGAACTACGCGCCGCCCGGCTACACGCCCTACCCCAAGTCGATCTGCACGTCGATCAATCATCAGGTCTGCCACGGCATCCCGAACGACCGGCCGCTGAAGAACGGCGACATCGTCAACATCGACGTCACCGTCATCAAGGACGGCTGGCACGGCGACACCAGTCGCATGTTCGTGGTCGGCGAGGGCTCGATCGCGGCCCGCCGGCTGTGCTCGCTCACCTACGAGGCCATGTGGCGCGGCATTGTCAAGGTGAAGCCCGGCGTGCGGCTCGGCGACATCGGCCACGCGATCCAGACCTTCACCGAACGCCAGGGCTTCTCGATCGTGCGCGAGTTCTGCGGGCACGGCATCGGCCGCAAGTTCCACGAGGAACCACAGGTGCTGCATTACGGCCGCCCCGGCACGCTGGAGGAACTGGTGCCCGGCATGGTGTTCACGATCGAGCCGATGGTGAACGCCGGGCGCCGCGAGATCAAGGAACTGGGCGACGGCTGGACCATCGTGACCAAGGACCGCTCGCTCTCGGCGCAGTGGGAGCACACGGTGCTGGTCACCGACACCGGCTACGAGGTGCTCACCCTCTCGGCCGGCAGCCCACCGCCGCCGGAACCCGGCGCGGCCTGA